In Rahnella aquatilis CIP 78.65 = ATCC 33071, one DNA window encodes the following:
- the rnm gene encoding RNase RNM, giving the protein MTLPIHTSPSADDQTTSTAFTVYDLHSHTTASDGYLTPEALVARAVEMRVGVLAITDHDSTEGLARAARAIVDNQLPLQLVNGVEISTLWENHEIHIVGLGIDPAHPAMVELLKVQADLRQQRAQEMGRRLAKARIEGAWEGALRLADGGAVTRAHFARYLVEFGVADNIAQVFKKYLARGKTGYVPPQWCTIEQAIDAIHQSGGQAVVAHPGRYDLSTKWLKRLLAFFAEQGGDAMEVAQCQQAPNERAQLAAYARDYQLLASQGSDFHQPCSWIELGRKLWLPAGVEPVWQHWPVAGKQPEIEPV; this is encoded by the coding sequence ATGACTTTACCAATCCATACTTCGCCTTCAGCAGACGACCAGACCACCAGCACCGCCTTTACTGTTTACGATCTTCACAGTCACACCACCGCATCCGACGGCTATTTAACACCGGAAGCGCTGGTGGCGCGTGCGGTTGAAATGCGTGTCGGCGTGCTGGCCATCACCGATCACGACAGCACGGAAGGCCTGGCGCGGGCGGCGCGGGCGATTGTTGACAATCAACTGCCATTGCAACTGGTGAACGGTGTCGAGATTTCAACACTGTGGGAAAATCATGAGATCCATATTGTCGGGCTGGGCATCGACCCGGCGCATCCGGCGATGGTGGAATTACTGAAAGTGCAGGCGGATTTACGTCAGCAGCGCGCACAGGAAATGGGCCGTCGTCTGGCAAAAGCACGCATTGAAGGTGCCTGGGAAGGCGCATTACGTCTGGCCGATGGCGGAGCCGTTACGCGTGCGCATTTTGCCCGCTATCTGGTGGAATTTGGCGTGGCCGACAACATTGCGCAGGTATTCAAAAAATACCTCGCCAGGGGCAAGACCGGCTACGTTCCGCCACAGTGGTGTACAATAGAACAAGCGATTGATGCGATTCATCAGTCTGGCGGACAGGCGGTAGTCGCCCATCCGGGACGTTATGACCTGTCCACAAAATGGCTGAAACGCTTACTGGCGTTCTTTGCAGAACAGGGCGGCGATGCCATGGAAGTTGCGCAGTGCCAGCAGGCACCGAACGAACGCGCACAACTGGCGGCTTACGCCCGTGATTATCAATTGCTCGCCTCACAAGGTTCTGATTTCCATCAGCCTTGTTCGTGGATTGAGCTGGGGCGCAAACTTTGGCTTCCCGCAGGCGTGGAACCGGTATGGCAACACTGGCCGGTCGCCGGGAAACAGCCTGAAATTGAACCGGTCTGA
- the cobO gene encoding cob(I)yrinic acid a,c-diamide adenosyltransferase has translation MTEDRHKQRQQKLKEQVDARIDAAKEQRGILIVFTGNGKGKTTAAFGTVTRAVGHGMRAAVIQFIKGEWPNGEKNLLEPHGVEFQVMATGFTWETQNKETDTEACQAVWQHGKRMLSDASLDLVVLDELTYMVSFGYLDLQEVVDALNARPAHQTVIITGRGCHRDLLEMADTVSELRPVKHAFDAGIMAQQGIDW, from the coding sequence ATGACCGAAGATCGCCATAAACAACGCCAGCAAAAGCTGAAAGAACAGGTTGATGCGCGCATCGACGCCGCCAAAGAACAACGAGGAATACTGATCGTATTTACCGGTAACGGCAAGGGCAAAACTACAGCGGCATTTGGCACGGTAACCCGCGCCGTCGGGCATGGTATGCGCGCGGCAGTGATCCAGTTCATTAAAGGTGAATGGCCTAACGGCGAGAAAAATCTGCTCGAGCCTCACGGCGTGGAATTTCAGGTGATGGCCACCGGTTTTACCTGGGAAACGCAGAATAAAGAAACGGATACTGAAGCCTGTCAGGCCGTCTGGCAGCACGGTAAACGCATGCTGTCCGATGCATCATTAGATCTCGTGGTGCTTGATGAACTGACGTATATGGTCAGTTTCGGCTATCTGGATTTGCAGGAAGTGGTGGACGCCCTTAACGCCCGTCCGGCGCATCAGACGGTGATTATCACCGGGCGTGGCTGCCATCGTGATCTGCTGGAAATGGCCGATACCGTCAGCGAACTTCGTCCGGTGAAACATGCGTTTGACGCCGGAATTATGGCGCAGCAGGGCATCGACTGGTAA
- the cobC gene encoding alpha-ribazole phosphatase, producing MKLYLIRHGQTQANVNGVFCGSSDIALTAEGERQAQHVARQLASTPLDAIIHTDMRRSRDTAGIIAYGRELVMETQPLLQEMAFGEWEMRHHNELEASEAEGYQAWCQDWQKAEVPQGESFTAFTQRIRQALQQLHLRPQESRLAIVAHQGSLSLLLAMMLKLAPADMWRFPFKQGCLCEIDLSHGACVIQRFNDSGI from the coding sequence ATGAAACTGTATCTGATACGGCACGGACAAACTCAGGCTAATGTTAACGGCGTTTTTTGCGGCAGCAGCGACATTGCGCTGACGGCTGAGGGCGAGAGACAGGCGCAGCATGTGGCTCGTCAGCTGGCTTCTACGCCGCTTGATGCAATCATCCACACGGATATGCGCCGCAGCCGCGATACGGCTGGCATTATTGCTTACGGGCGTGAACTGGTGATGGAAACTCAGCCACTGTTGCAGGAAATGGCGTTTGGCGAGTGGGAAATGCGCCATCACAATGAACTCGAAGCCTCAGAAGCGGAAGGCTATCAGGCCTGGTGTCAGGACTGGCAAAAGGCCGAGGTGCCGCAGGGCGAATCATTTACGGCATTCACCCAACGCATCCGTCAGGCGTTGCAGCAGTTGCATTTGCGTCCGCAGGAAAGCAGGCTGGCAATCGTCGCACATCAGGGTTCGCTCAGTCTTTTGCTGGCAATGATGCTTAAACTGGCGCCTGCCGACATGTGGCGTTTCCCGTTTAAGCAGGGCTGCCTGTGTGAAATCGATCTGAGTCACGGCGCTTGTGTGATCCAGCGGTTTAACGACAGCGGTATTTAA
- the cobU gene encoding bifunctional adenosylcobinamide kinase/adenosylcobinamide-phosphate guanylyltransferase, with translation MMLITGGARSGKSRFAEQVAQNRGGDVLYIATSVVTDAEMADRIRYHQQQRPAHWHTFESWRDLGEVVLAHQEQFPTIIIECITTMITNLLFDIAGESQPEEMDFDAIEQHIFAQTAQLLEAAQHPESEVIIVTNEVGMGIVPDNMLARRFRDIAGRVNQQLAAAADDVYLIVSGIPVPVKTSE, from the coding sequence ATGATGCTGATTACCGGCGGTGCCCGCAGCGGCAAGAGCCGTTTTGCCGAACAGGTGGCACAAAACCGTGGCGGCGACGTGCTGTATATCGCCACGTCCGTGGTGACCGATGCCGAAATGGCGGATCGCATCCGTTATCACCAGCAGCAACGTCCGGCTCACTGGCATACATTTGAAAGCTGGCGTGATCTGGGTGAAGTGGTGCTTGCGCATCAGGAACAGTTTCCGACCATTATTATCGAATGCATCACGACGATGATTACTAATCTGTTGTTTGATATAGCCGGTGAATCCCAACCGGAAGAGATGGATTTTGACGCCATTGAGCAGCATATCTTTGCGCAAACCGCGCAGTTGCTGGAAGCGGCACAACATCCTGAATCGGAAGTGATTATCGTCACTAACGAAGTGGGGATGGGCATTGTGCCGGATAACATGCTGGCGCGACGTTTTCGTGATATTGCGGGGCGGGTGAATCAGCAACTTGCCGCTGCGGCAGATGATGTGTACCTGATCGTATCCGGTATTCCGGTACCGGTAAAAACATCAGAATAA
- the cobT gene encoding nicotinate-nucleotide--dimethylbenzimidazole phosphoribosyltransferase: MASLANILRQIAEPDAQAAQRAAERLDSLVKPLGSLGRLEQLAIQLASIRGNQPLHFPSKEVLVMAADHGVWQEGVTPSPQGVTAIQAVNIVQGKAGVSVLARMAGAQVTLIDCGIIGPEIPGTLNHKVAQGTGNIATGPAMTREQAESLLVWSAERVIAKAESGLSLLAVGELGMANTTPAAAMVAVLTGAAPAQTVGLGANLPPDRLAHKIRVVEKAIAVNQPDPSDALDVMAKVGGFELVAMAGAMIGAAAAGIPLVLDGFLSYASALAACQIAPALKPYLIPSHISAEQGATLALEALGLQPYFDLNLRLGEGSGAALALPLIDAACAVHNEMATLAECQIVL; the protein is encoded by the coding sequence ATGGCTTCGCTGGCAAATATTCTCCGTCAGATTGCTGAACCCGATGCACAGGCCGCTCAGAGGGCGGCAGAACGGCTCGACAGTCTGGTAAAACCCTTAGGCAGCCTTGGCCGTCTGGAACAACTGGCGATACAGCTGGCTTCAATTCGTGGCAATCAGCCTTTGCATTTTCCAAGTAAAGAAGTGCTGGTCATGGCGGCGGATCATGGCGTGTGGCAGGAGGGTGTCACGCCCTCCCCGCAGGGAGTAACGGCGATTCAGGCGGTGAATATTGTGCAGGGGAAAGCCGGCGTTTCAGTGCTGGCACGGATGGCCGGTGCGCAGGTTACATTGATTGACTGCGGGATCATTGGCCCGGAGATTCCCGGCACGCTGAATCATAAAGTTGCGCAGGGAACCGGCAACATTGCCACCGGCCCGGCCATGACGCGCGAACAGGCGGAATCTTTACTGGTCTGGAGTGCGGAACGGGTGATCGCGAAAGCGGAAAGCGGTTTATCCCTGCTGGCAGTCGGTGAGCTCGGGATGGCAAATACCACTCCGGCTGCGGCGATGGTGGCGGTATTGACCGGCGCTGCGCCTGCGCAAACTGTCGGGCTGGGGGCGAATCTTCCTCCGGACAGACTGGCGCATAAAATCCGCGTGGTGGAAAAAGCCATCGCGGTGAATCAGCCTGATCCGTCAGATGCCCTTGATGTGATGGCAAAAGTCGGCGGGTTCGAACTGGTCGCCATGGCGGGGGCGATGATTGGCGCGGCGGCGGCGGGTATTCCGCTGGTGCTGGATGGCTTCCTGTCTTACGCGTCGGCGCTGGCGGCATGTCAGATAGCGCCTGCGCTGAAACCCTATCTTATTCCTTCACATATTTCAGCAGAACAGGGCGCAACGCTGGCGCTGGAAGCACTGGGGCTGCAACCGTATTTCGATCTGAATTTACGACTGGGCGAGGGCAGCGGCGCAGCGCTTGCGTTACCGCTGATTGATGCCGCCTGCGCCGTCCATAATGAAATGGCGACACTGGCGGAGTGTCAGATAGTGCTTTAA
- the cobS gene encoding adenosylcobinamide-GDP ribazoletransferase, translating into MAFWRLFLATLQFLTRIPVRERWCDGIELKAYSRGIVCFPLVGLVIGLLTALVWLILLPHVGVLVAAIAVVITHIMLTGGLHLDGLADSFDGLFSVRSRERILEIMRDSRIGTNGALALIVDILLRTALIYQISADGLPVLTFLIVTPVVGRGMMAVMMYRQAYARESGMGNLFIGKISERGFYITLLLMAVLTLIIGGISTLPALLITLICVLGLRRFIARRIGGQTGDTLGAACELSELIFLVFLLWR; encoded by the coding sequence ATGGCTTTCTGGCGGCTGTTTCTGGCGACGTTACAGTTTCTCACCCGCATCCCGGTCAGGGAGCGCTGGTGTGATGGCATTGAACTGAAAGCGTATTCACGTGGCATTGTCTGCTTTCCGCTGGTCGGGCTGGTTATTGGTTTACTGACCGCACTGGTGTGGCTGATTTTGCTGCCGCATGTCGGCGTCCTGGTCGCGGCGATAGCCGTCGTTATCACGCACATTATGCTGACCGGTGGTTTGCATCTCGACGGGCTGGCTGACAGCTTTGACGGCTTATTTTCGGTGCGCAGCCGGGAACGTATCCTCGAGATTATGCGCGACAGCCGCATCGGTACCAACGGCGCACTGGCACTGATTGTCGACATTCTGCTGCGCACTGCACTGATTTATCAGATTAGCGCTGACGGATTGCCGGTGCTGACATTTCTCATCGTCACGCCGGTTGTGGGGCGGGGCATGATGGCGGTGATGATGTACCGTCAGGCTTATGCCCGCGAGTCGGGAATGGGCAATTTGTTTATCGGTAAAATCAGTGAAAGGGGTTTTTATATCACCCTGCTGCTGATGGCAGTTCTGACGCTGATTATTGGCGGGATCTCTACACTGCCGGCATTGCTGATCACACTGATATGCGTGCTGGGCTTGCGGCGTTTTATTGCCCGGCGTATCGGCGGCCAGACCGGCGATACGCTGGGAGCGGCATGCGAATTGAGTGAGCTGATCTTTCTGGTTTTCCTGTTATGGCGCTGA
- the sohB gene encoding protease SohB, translating into MDLLSLYGLFLAKVVTVVIAIGALVVLFVGLRQRKSHGKGELQLVDLGEQYREMQREMRSARMNPAELKIRSKELKKKDKAEAKQKKLQAKTGGSKSKPCLYVLDFKGSMDAHEVTSLREEISAVLAVATPEDEVLLRLESPGGVVHGYGLAASQLVRLRQSGIRLTVAVDKVAASGGYMMACVADRIVAAPFAIIGSIGVVAQIPNFNRLLKRNDIDIELHTAGEFKRTLTLLGENTEEGREKFREDLNETHVLFKEFVHQNRPSLDIDAVATGEHWFGTQARENGLIDAIGTSDDLLIAEMKNHEVIAVRYSRRKRMMDRFTGSAAESADRLFLRWLQRSQKPLL; encoded by the coding sequence GTGGATTTACTTTCTCTTTATGGATTGTTTTTGGCCAAAGTCGTGACCGTAGTGATCGCCATCGGGGCGCTGGTCGTGCTGTTTGTCGGCCTTCGTCAGCGTAAATCTCACGGCAAAGGTGAGTTACAGCTGGTCGATTTAGGTGAACAGTACCGCGAAATGCAGCGGGAAATGCGCAGTGCACGCATGAATCCTGCGGAACTTAAAATTCGCAGCAAGGAACTGAAGAAAAAGGATAAAGCCGAAGCAAAACAGAAAAAACTGCAAGCCAAAACCGGGGGTTCTAAAAGCAAGCCTTGCCTTTATGTCCTCGATTTTAAAGGCAGCATGGACGCCCACGAAGTGACGTCGCTGCGGGAAGAAATCTCGGCAGTGCTGGCCGTCGCAACGCCGGAAGACGAAGTGTTGTTGCGCCTTGAAAGCCCGGGTGGGGTGGTGCACGGTTACGGTCTGGCAGCATCACAGCTGGTGCGCTTGCGTCAGAGCGGCATTCGCCTGACGGTCGCGGTAGATAAAGTCGCGGCCAGTGGCGGTTACATGATGGCCTGTGTGGCGGACAGGATTGTCGCCGCGCCGTTTGCCATCATCGGCTCGATCGGTGTGGTGGCCCAGATCCCTAACTTTAACCGTCTGCTGAAACGAAATGACATTGATATTGAATTGCACACTGCGGGCGAGTTTAAACGTACGCTGACGTTGCTGGGTGAAAATACGGAAGAAGGACGTGAAAAATTCCGTGAAGATCTGAATGAAACACACGTGCTGTTTAAAGAGTTTGTCCATCAGAACCGGCCGTCGCTGGACATTGATGCGGTCGCCACCGGTGAGCACTGGTTCGGTACTCAGGCGCGTGAAAATGGCCTGATTGATGCTATTGGCACCAGTGATGATTTGCTGATTGCAGAAATGAAAAATCATGAAGTGATTGCGGTGCGTTACAGCCGTCGTAAACGCATGATGGATCGCTTCACCGGCAGCGCGGCCGAGAGTGCTGATCGCCTGTTCCTGCGCTGGTTACAACGCAGTCAGAAACCGCTGCTGTAA
- the rluB gene encoding 23S rRNA pseudouridine(2605) synthase RluB has protein sequence MKYQKPKNALDSTEGQSEKLQKVLARAGHGSRREVEAMIQAGRVSVDGKISTLGDRVEVTAGTKIRLDGHILSVMESQDTVCRVLAYYKPEGELCTRSDPEGRPTVFDRLPKMRGSRWIAVGRLDVNTSGLLLFTTDGELANRLMHPSREVEREYAVRVFGQVDDEKIKQLSRGVQLEDGPAAFRSIKFQGGEGLNQWYNVTLTEGRNREVRRLWEAVGVQVSRLIRVRYGDLNLPKGLPRGGYKELDLPDINYLRTLVDMTEETVSKLPVERDRRRVKANQIRRAVKRHTQVAPARRTTGPAKRG, from the coding sequence GTGAAATACCAGAAGCCGAAGAACGCACTGGACAGCACCGAAGGACAAAGCGAAAAGCTGCAAAAAGTCCTGGCGCGCGCCGGTCACGGTTCACGTCGCGAAGTGGAAGCGATGATTCAGGCTGGCCGCGTCAGTGTTGACGGTAAAATCTCAACACTGGGCGATCGCGTTGAAGTGACCGCAGGCACCAAAATCCGTCTTGATGGTCATATTCTCTCGGTGATGGAATCTCAGGACACCGTCTGCCGCGTGCTGGCGTACTACAAGCCGGAAGGTGAGTTATGTACACGCAGCGATCCTGAAGGCCGTCCGACTGTCTTTGACCGTCTGCCAAAAATGCGCGGTTCCCGCTGGATCGCCGTCGGTCGTCTGGATGTTAACACCTCAGGTCTGCTGTTGTTTACCACCGACGGTGAACTGGCTAACCGCCTGATGCACCCGAGCCGTGAAGTTGAGCGCGAATATGCCGTGCGCGTTTTCGGTCAGGTTGATGATGAAAAAATCAAACAACTGAGCCGTGGCGTGCAGCTGGAAGACGGTCCTGCGGCATTCCGCTCGATCAAATTCCAGGGCGGCGAAGGCCTGAACCAGTGGTACAACGTGACCCTTACAGAAGGGCGTAACCGTGAAGTTCGTCGTCTGTGGGAAGCCGTTGGCGTACAGGTCAGCCGTCTGATCCGCGTGCGTTACGGTGATCTGAATCTGCCTAAAGGCCTGCCTCGCGGCGGCTATAAAGAGCTGGATTTGCCGGACATCAACTATCTGCGCACTTTGGTCGACATGACCGAAGAAACCGTCAGTAAGCTGCCGGTTGAGCGTGACCGTCGTCGTGTGAAAGCCAACCAGATCCGTCGTGCTGTTAAGCGCCACACTCAGGTTGCACCGGCGCGCCGGACTACCGGCCCGGCAAAACGGGGTTAA
- a CDS encoding YciN family protein, which translates to MHENTSAISREALLVEANKVIREHEDYIHGMLATEVEQKGNVLVFRGEFFMDEDGLPTRKTTAVFNMFKHLAHLFSEKYHLED; encoded by the coding sequence ATGCACGAAAATACATCGGCAATTAGTCGCGAAGCTTTACTGGTCGAAGCAAATAAGGTTATCCGTGAGCACGAAGATTACATACACGGAATGCTGGCGACAGAGGTTGAGCAGAAAGGCAATGTACTGGTTTTCCGCGGGGAGTTTTTCATGGATGAAGACGGTTTACCGACCAGAAAAACCACTGCGGTATTTAATATGTTTAAACATCTGGCTCATCTTTTTTCAGAAAAATACCATCTCGAAGATTGA
- a CDS encoding YciK family oxidoreductase, which produces MHYHPKSDLLNNRIILVTGAGDGIGREAALTYARFGAQVILLGRTESKLASVQQEIAARNLRPAFIYALDLLTASQQDCQRAADQITAWVPHLDGVLHNAGLLTEITPMAEIKLQDWMNVMQVNVNATFMLTQSLLPLMLKSASSSLVFTTSSVGREGRSGWGAYAVSKFATEGMMQVLAEEHKHTGLRVNCINPGGTRTGMRASAFPDENKDKLKTPADIMPLYLYLMGDDSRRKTGISFDAQPGRKAGPAE; this is translated from the coding sequence GTGCATTATCATCCTAAATCCGATTTGCTGAATAACCGTATCATTCTGGTCACCGGCGCTGGCGACGGTATCGGCCGCGAAGCTGCACTGACGTATGCCCGTTTCGGCGCGCAGGTGATTTTGCTGGGCCGTACCGAGAGTAAACTGGCCAGTGTGCAGCAGGAAATTGCGGCCCGTAATCTGCGCCCGGCTTTCATTTATGCCCTGGATTTACTGACCGCCAGTCAGCAGGATTGCCAGCGCGCCGCAGATCAAATCACTGCATGGGTACCGCATCTCGACGGCGTTTTGCACAACGCCGGATTGCTGACTGAGATCACGCCAATGGCGGAGATTAAATTGCAGGACTGGATGAACGTCATGCAGGTGAATGTGAACGCCACGTTTATGCTGACCCAGTCCTTACTGCCGCTGATGCTGAAATCTGCCAGTTCCTCGCTGGTGTTCACCACCTCCAGCGTCGGACGTGAAGGCCGCAGTGGCTGGGGCGCCTACGCCGTGTCCAAATTCGCCACCGAAGGTATGATGCAGGTGCTTGCCGAAGAGCATAAACATACCGGCCTGCGCGTAAACTGCATCAATCCTGGCGGTACGCGAACCGGCATGCGGGCATCGGCCTTCCCGGATGAAAACAAAGACAAACTCAAAACACCGGCTGATATTATGCCGCTGTATCTGTACCTGATGGGCGACGACAGCCGCCGTAAAACCGGGATCAGTTTCGATGCCCAGCCGGGCCGCAAAGCCGGTCCGGCAGAATAA
- a CDS encoding L-threonylcarbamoyladenylate synthase, protein MSQYFYIHPENPQPRLINQAVELLRKGQVIVYPTDSGYALGCRLEEKNAMERICRIRQLDSNHNFTLVCRDLSELSTYAHVDNAAFRLMKNNTPGNYTFILKATKEVPRRLMSEKRKTIGLRVPSNPIAIALLEALGEPLMSTTLMLPGNDFAESDPEDIKDHLGKVVDLVIDGGSLGQQPTTVVDLTEAAPEVVREGAGDPTPFL, encoded by the coding sequence ATGAGTCAATATTTTTATATTCATCCGGAAAACCCGCAGCCCCGCCTGATTAATCAGGCCGTAGAATTGCTGCGCAAAGGACAGGTTATCGTGTATCCGACAGATTCCGGTTACGCGCTGGGTTGCCGTCTGGAAGAGAAAAACGCCATGGAGCGTATTTGCCGTATTCGTCAACTGGACAGCAACCATAACTTCACCCTGGTGTGCCGCGATTTGTCTGAGTTGTCGACTTACGCGCATGTCGATAACGCGGCTTTCCGCCTGATGAAAAACAATACACCGGGCAATTACACTTTCATTCTGAAAGCCACCAAAGAAGTACCGCGCCGCCTGATGAGCGAAAAACGTAAAACGATTGGTCTGCGCGTGCCGTCCAATCCGATTGCGATTGCCTTGCTGGAAGCGCTGGGTGAGCCACTGATGTCCACCACGCTGATGCTGCCGGGCAATGACTTTGCAGAATCCGATCCGGAAGATATTAAAGATCATCTGGGCAAAGTGGTGGATCTGGTGATTGACGGCGGATCACTCGGTCAGCAGCCTACCACGGTGGTTGACCTGACCGAAGCCGCACCGGAAGTGGTGCGCGAAGGGGCGGGCGATCCGACACCGTTCCTCTGA